A region from the Pithys albifrons albifrons isolate INPA30051 chromosome Z, PitAlb_v1, whole genome shotgun sequence genome encodes:
- the LOC139684889 gene encoding cyclin-H-like has product MYHSSTQRRHWTFGGEEELSRRRADANRRARAKAAASGKMPQGETVLLEPQEELAICKYYEKRLLDFCAVFKPAMPRSVVGTACMYFKRFYLNNSVMEYHPRIIMLTCAFLACKVDEFNVSSAQFVGNLRESPVGQKKALEQILEYELLLIQQLNFHLIVHNPYRPFEGFLIDLKTRYPVLENPEVLRKTADDFLNRVALTDACLLFTPSQIALAAILSSGSRAGINMKSYLSESLTLKENTSTLSRLLDGMKCMKNLIKNYELPRPEEVAALKQKLEKCHSLELACNTNLKKRKGYEDDEYLSKKSKVDEEEWTDDPADSDLP; this is encoded by the exons ATGtaccacagcagcacccagcgGCGCCACTGGACGTTCGGCGGCGAGGAGGAGCTGTCCCGACGCCGGGCCGATGCGAACCGCCGGGCCAGGGCCAAGGCCGCGGCCTCGGGCAAG ATGCCGCAGGGCGAGACGGTGCTGCTGGAGCCGCAGGAGGAACTGGCCATATGCAAGTACTACGAGAAGCGGCTGCTGGACTTCTGCGCCGTGTTCAAGCCCGCGATGCCGCGCTCCGTGGTG gGAACAGCTTGCATGTATTTCAAACGCTTTTACCTCAATAACTCAGTGATGGAGTATCATCCTCGGATAATAAT GCTAACATGTGCATTTTTGGCCTGTAAAGTAGATGAATTTAATGTATCCAGTGCACAGTTTGTTGGTAACCTTCGAGAAAGCCCTGTTGGACAGAAGAAAGCTCTTGAACAAATACTGGAATATGAACTTCTGCTTATTCAGCAGTTGAACTTCCATCTCATCGTCCACAATCCATACAGGCCATTTGAGGGATTTCTAATTGATTTGAAG ACTCGCTACCCAGTGCTGGAAAATCCTGAAGTTTTGAGGAAAACAGCTGATGACTTCCTGAATCGAGTGGCTCTGACAGATGCATGTCTGCTTTTTACTCCTTCACAGATAGCGCTCGCTGCCATATTATCTAGTGGTTCAAGAGCAGGAATTAACATGAAAAg CTATTTATCAGAAAGTCttacactgaaagaaaacacatcaaCTTTATCCAGACTACTAGATGGCATGAAGT GCATGAAAAATCTCATAAAAAATTACGAACTGCCAAGGCCTGAAGAAGTTGCTGCTCTAAAACAGAAATTAGAGAAGTGTCACAGCTTGGAGCTTGCATGCAACACAAATCT gaagaagaggaaaggttATGAAGATGATGAATATCTTTCAAAGAAATCTAAAGTGGATGAG GAAGAGTGGACTGATGATCCTGCGGACTCGGACTTGCCTTGA